A single region of the Neodiprion pinetum isolate iyNeoPine1 chromosome 5, iyNeoPine1.2, whole genome shotgun sequence genome encodes:
- the LOC124218862 gene encoding sorting nexin-29 isoform X3, giving the protein MALRMMSAIVPGANNLSETTPECDHVTDRQKLQEDLLAAAKKCHLRFGGRAELATDSDACVNLLCYMFESIFNHGLRANRTDKLNSALRHVSDLVSGGLYKTSIAQEATFWPCIREQLTWHEQERFSVLRKVCTDLGRGRAWLRAALNEKSLERHLHSIISPENLSPFYEDWAFLLDQERSSVLPNVAAGLGTILFAIRIDNENLDDYSKEGQIAGCSISQSEPIIPTILPDSSKIDHEKRKKKVRTHIISFDDDDNGQESEIINVDVSVSAPPTCLSSPTMMSVKDYLLEGQPDSDGSTVEQNNTTVEWQNESVEEERVLTPLTDVGSMRGLVPVSPTEEPNLEDLLVTPPSYSDEVTEAAVEAIEPPTGLEIQKDMENLDIETLRIRLLALAELLDQAKEDATGSRLQLARFQRQHQDQVERHDLQLQALHRENQLLRQQLRKYVTAVQMLRRDSDSTTVSEEDHSLDYHNEAQQYQDKLVQVAEMHAELMEFNARLTMQLTNRDRLVKLLQAELECLRGPLSEDGLPMEPPCLIHIWVPSAFLTGQSSDIHHVYQIYVRIRDTEWNIYRRYAQFYSLHKELKKHDAIVTTFEFPPKKTIGNKDAKFVEERRLRLQQWLRRVVGRLAHCSPAFAARPSRQTLVSLMPFFGDLPNNDDSRKKGNSTRNTFSTSPQYTGL; this is encoded by the exons ATG GCTCTTCGTATGATGTCAGCTATAGTCCCCGGGGCGAATAATTTGTCAGAAACCACTCCAGAATGCGATCATGTAACCGACAGACAAAAACTACAAGAGGACTTGTTGGCTGCTGCTAAAAAATGCCATCTCAGATTCGGCGGACGAGCAGAATTGGCCACTGATTCTGATGCTTGTGTTAATCTCTTATGTTACATGTTTGAGTCGATTTTTAATCATGGATTACGTGCTAATCGTAcagataaattaaattcaGCACTTAG GCACGTTTCAGACTTAGTGTCAGGTGGCTTATACAAAACTAGTATAGCCCAAGAGGCAACATTCTGGCCTTGCATTAGAGAACAGCTTACTTGGCACGAACAAGAGCGCTTCAGTGTGCTCAGAAAAGTTTGCACAGATTTGGGACGAGGTAGAGCATGGCTCAGAGCTGCTCTGAATGAGAAATCCCTTGAGAGACATTTGCACTCTATAATCAGTCCCGAAAATTTATCCCCCTTTTACGAAGATTGGGCATTTTTATTAGACCAAGAAAGATCCTCAGTCCTACCTAATGTAGCTGCAG GTCTGGGGACAATATTATTTGCTATACGGATAGATAATGAGAACCTTGATGACTACAGTAAGGAAGGACAAATTGCAGGTTGCAGTATATCACAGTCTGAACcaattattccaacaatacTTCCAG ATTCTTCCAAAATTGATCACGAAAAACGCAAGAAAAAGGTACGCACTCATATAATCTCATTTGATGATGACGACAACGGTCAGGAAAGCGAAATTATAAACGTGGACGTGTCTGTCAGTGCACCTCCGACTTGTTTAAGTTCACCAACTATGATGTCGGTTAAAGACTATTTGCTCGAAGGTCAGCCTGATTCCGATGGTTCAACTGTTGAGCAAAATAACACAACGGTTGAATGGCAAAA TGAGTCCGTAGAAGAGGAAAGAGTTCTGACTCCCTTAACTGACGTTGGAAGTATGCGGGGACTAGTGCCAGTATCACCTACCGAGGAGCCAAATCTCGAGGACTTACTCGTCACCCCTCCAAGTTACTCCGAT GAGGTGACAGAGGCTGCGGTAGAAGCTATTGAACCACCAACTGGTTTAGAAATACAGAAAGATATGGAGAATCTTGATATTGAGACTCTACGCATCAGGCTACTTGCCTTAGCCGAACTACTCGACCAAGCTAAAGAAGATGCGACAGGCAGTAGATTACAGCTGGCCCGTTTTCAGAGGCAACACCAGGATCAAGTTGAGAGGCATGATTTGCAGCTGCAAGCATTGCACAG AGAAAATCAATTGCTCAGGCAACAACTGAGAAAGTATGTCACCGCAGTTCAAATGCTTCGAAGAGATTCCGACTCTACTACCGTGTCAGAAGAAGATCATTCATTAGATTATCATAACGAGGCACAACAATATCAAGATAAACTGGTGCAAGTAGCCGAAATGCATGCAGAACTAATGGAATTCAATGCCAGACTGACTATGCAATTAACTAACAG GGATAGGCTGGTCAAATTACTGCAAGCCGAATTGGAATGCCTTCGAGGACCATTGAGTGAAGATGGACTGCCAATGGAACCACCCTGTCTCATACATATATGGGTGCCATCTGCTTTTTTGACTGGGCAATCATCGGATATTCATCATGTTTACCAG atatacgtacgtattaGGGACACGGAATGGAATATCTACAGACGGTATGCGCAATTCTACTCACTTCACAAAGAACTCAAAAAACACGATGCTATCGTGACAACGTTTGAATTCCCTCCCAAAAAGACAATAGGAAAcaaa GACGCTAAATTCGTAGAGGAGCGACGTCTAAGGCTACAGCAATGGTTAAGAAGAGTTGTTGGCCGGTTAGCTCATTGTTCTCCAGCATTTGCGGCTAGACCAAGCAGACAAACTCTTGTATCGTTGATGCCTTTTTTTGG TGATCTTCCAAACAACGACGattcaagaaaaaaaggaaattcgACGAGAAACACGTTCTCAACGTCACCTCAGTATACAGGACTATAA
- the LOC124218862 gene encoding sorting nexin-29 isoform X1 — MALRMMSAIVPGANNLSETTPECDHVTDRQKLQEDLLAAAKKCHLRFGGRAELATDSDACVNLLCYMFESIFNHGLRANRTDKLNSALRHVSDLVSGGLYKTSIAQEATFWPCIREQLTWHEQERFSVLRKVCTDLGRGRAWLRAALNEKSLERHLHSIISPENLSPFYEDWAFLLDQERSSVLPNVAAGLGTILFAIRIDNENLDDYSKEGQIAGCSISQSEPIIPTILPDSSKIDHEKRKKKVRTHIISFDDDDNGQESEIINVDVSVSAPPTCLSSPTMMSVKDYLLEGQPDSDGSTVEQNNTTVEWQNESVEEERVLTPLTDVGSMRGLVPVSPTEEPNLEDLLVTPPSYSDDLQEVTEAAVEAIEPPTGLEIQKDMENLDIETLRIRLLALAELLDQAKEDATGSRLQLARFQRQHQDQVERHDLQLQALHRENQLLRQQLRKYVTAVQMLRRDSDSTTVSEEDHSLDYHNEAQQYQDKLVQVAEMHAELMEFNARLTMQLTNRDRLVKLLQAELECLRGPLSEDGLPMEPPCLIHIWVPSAFLTGQSSDIHHVYQIYVRIRDTEWNIYRRYAQFYSLHKELKKHDAIVTTFEFPPKKTIGNKDAKFVEERRLRLQQWLRRVVGRLAHCSPAFAARPSRQTLVSLMPFFGDLPNNDDSRKKGNSTRNTFSTSPQYTGL, encoded by the exons ATG GCTCTTCGTATGATGTCAGCTATAGTCCCCGGGGCGAATAATTTGTCAGAAACCACTCCAGAATGCGATCATGTAACCGACAGACAAAAACTACAAGAGGACTTGTTGGCTGCTGCTAAAAAATGCCATCTCAGATTCGGCGGACGAGCAGAATTGGCCACTGATTCTGATGCTTGTGTTAATCTCTTATGTTACATGTTTGAGTCGATTTTTAATCATGGATTACGTGCTAATCGTAcagataaattaaattcaGCACTTAG GCACGTTTCAGACTTAGTGTCAGGTGGCTTATACAAAACTAGTATAGCCCAAGAGGCAACATTCTGGCCTTGCATTAGAGAACAGCTTACTTGGCACGAACAAGAGCGCTTCAGTGTGCTCAGAAAAGTTTGCACAGATTTGGGACGAGGTAGAGCATGGCTCAGAGCTGCTCTGAATGAGAAATCCCTTGAGAGACATTTGCACTCTATAATCAGTCCCGAAAATTTATCCCCCTTTTACGAAGATTGGGCATTTTTATTAGACCAAGAAAGATCCTCAGTCCTACCTAATGTAGCTGCAG GTCTGGGGACAATATTATTTGCTATACGGATAGATAATGAGAACCTTGATGACTACAGTAAGGAAGGACAAATTGCAGGTTGCAGTATATCACAGTCTGAACcaattattccaacaatacTTCCAG ATTCTTCCAAAATTGATCACGAAAAACGCAAGAAAAAGGTACGCACTCATATAATCTCATTTGATGATGACGACAACGGTCAGGAAAGCGAAATTATAAACGTGGACGTGTCTGTCAGTGCACCTCCGACTTGTTTAAGTTCACCAACTATGATGTCGGTTAAAGACTATTTGCTCGAAGGTCAGCCTGATTCCGATGGTTCAACTGTTGAGCAAAATAACACAACGGTTGAATGGCAAAA TGAGTCCGTAGAAGAGGAAAGAGTTCTGACTCCCTTAACTGACGTTGGAAGTATGCGGGGACTAGTGCCAGTATCACCTACCGAGGAGCCAAATCTCGAGGACTTACTCGTCACCCCTCCAAGTTACTCCGAT GATTTACAGGAGGTGACAGAGGCTGCGGTAGAAGCTATTGAACCACCAACTGGTTTAGAAATACAGAAAGATATGGAGAATCTTGATATTGAGACTCTACGCATCAGGCTACTTGCCTTAGCCGAACTACTCGACCAAGCTAAAGAAGATGCGACAGGCAGTAGATTACAGCTGGCCCGTTTTCAGAGGCAACACCAGGATCAAGTTGAGAGGCATGATTTGCAGCTGCAAGCATTGCACAG AGAAAATCAATTGCTCAGGCAACAACTGAGAAAGTATGTCACCGCAGTTCAAATGCTTCGAAGAGATTCCGACTCTACTACCGTGTCAGAAGAAGATCATTCATTAGATTATCATAACGAGGCACAACAATATCAAGATAAACTGGTGCAAGTAGCCGAAATGCATGCAGAACTAATGGAATTCAATGCCAGACTGACTATGCAATTAACTAACAG GGATAGGCTGGTCAAATTACTGCAAGCCGAATTGGAATGCCTTCGAGGACCATTGAGTGAAGATGGACTGCCAATGGAACCACCCTGTCTCATACATATATGGGTGCCATCTGCTTTTTTGACTGGGCAATCATCGGATATTCATCATGTTTACCAG atatacgtacgtattaGGGACACGGAATGGAATATCTACAGACGGTATGCGCAATTCTACTCACTTCACAAAGAACTCAAAAAACACGATGCTATCGTGACAACGTTTGAATTCCCTCCCAAAAAGACAATAGGAAAcaaa GACGCTAAATTCGTAGAGGAGCGACGTCTAAGGCTACAGCAATGGTTAAGAAGAGTTGTTGGCCGGTTAGCTCATTGTTCTCCAGCATTTGCGGCTAGACCAAGCAGACAAACTCTTGTATCGTTGATGCCTTTTTTTGG TGATCTTCCAAACAACGACGattcaagaaaaaaaggaaattcgACGAGAAACACGTTCTCAACGTCACCTCAGTATACAGGACTATAA
- the LOC124218862 gene encoding sorting nexin-29 isoform X2: MALRMMSAIVPGANNLSETTPECDHVTDRQKLQEDLLAAAKKCHLRFGGRAELATDSDACVNLLCYMFESIFNHGLRANRTDKLNSALRHVSDLVSGGLYKTSIAQEATFWPCIREQLTWHEQERFSVLRKVCTDLGRGRAWLRAALNEKSLERHLHSIISPENLSPFYEDWAFLLDQERSSVLPNVAAGLGTILFAIRIDNENLDDYSKEGQIAGCSISQSEPIIPTILPDSSKIDHEKRKKKVRTHIISFDDDDNGQESEIINVDVSVSAPPTCLSSPTMMSVKDYLLEGQPDSDGSTVEQNNTTVEWQNESVEEERVLTPLTDVGSMRGLVPVSPTEEPNLEDLLVTPPSYSDDLQEVTEAAVEAIEPPTGLEIQKDMENLDIETLRIRLLALAELLDQAKEDATGSRLQLARFQRQHQDQVERHDLQLQALHRENQLLRQQLRKYVTAVQMLRRDSDSTTVSEEDHSLDYHNEAQQYQDKLVQVAEMHAELMEFNARLTMQLTNRDRLVKLLQAELECLRGPLSEDGLPMEPPCLIHIWVPSAFLTGQSSDIHHVYQIYVRIRDTEWNIYRRYAQFYSLHKELKKHDAIVTTFEFPPKKTIGNKDAKFVEERRLRLQQWLRRVVGRLAHCSPAFAARPSRQTLVSLMPFFGDLPNNDDSRKKGNSTRNTFSTSPQYTGL, encoded by the exons ATg GCTCTTCGTATGATGTCAGCTATAGTCCCCGGGGCGAATAATTTGTCAGAAACCACTCCAGAATGCGATCATGTAACCGACAGACAAAAACTACAAGAGGACTTGTTGGCTGCTGCTAAAAAATGCCATCTCAGATTCGGCGGACGAGCAGAATTGGCCACTGATTCTGATGCTTGTGTTAATCTCTTATGTTACATGTTTGAGTCGATTTTTAATCATGGATTACGTGCTAATCGTAcagataaattaaattcaGCACTTAG GCACGTTTCAGACTTAGTGTCAGGTGGCTTATACAAAACTAGTATAGCCCAAGAGGCAACATTCTGGCCTTGCATTAGAGAACAGCTTACTTGGCACGAACAAGAGCGCTTCAGTGTGCTCAGAAAAGTTTGCACAGATTTGGGACGAGGTAGAGCATGGCTCAGAGCTGCTCTGAATGAGAAATCCCTTGAGAGACATTTGCACTCTATAATCAGTCCCGAAAATTTATCCCCCTTTTACGAAGATTGGGCATTTTTATTAGACCAAGAAAGATCCTCAGTCCTACCTAATGTAGCTGCAG GTCTGGGGACAATATTATTTGCTATACGGATAGATAATGAGAACCTTGATGACTACAGTAAGGAAGGACAAATTGCAGGTTGCAGTATATCACAGTCTGAACcaattattccaacaatacTTCCAG ATTCTTCCAAAATTGATCACGAAAAACGCAAGAAAAAGGTACGCACTCATATAATCTCATTTGATGATGACGACAACGGTCAGGAAAGCGAAATTATAAACGTGGACGTGTCTGTCAGTGCACCTCCGACTTGTTTAAGTTCACCAACTATGATGTCGGTTAAAGACTATTTGCTCGAAGGTCAGCCTGATTCCGATGGTTCAACTGTTGAGCAAAATAACACAACGGTTGAATGGCAAAA TGAGTCCGTAGAAGAGGAAAGAGTTCTGACTCCCTTAACTGACGTTGGAAGTATGCGGGGACTAGTGCCAGTATCACCTACCGAGGAGCCAAATCTCGAGGACTTACTCGTCACCCCTCCAAGTTACTCCGAT GATTTACAGGAGGTGACAGAGGCTGCGGTAGAAGCTATTGAACCACCAACTGGTTTAGAAATACAGAAAGATATGGAGAATCTTGATATTGAGACTCTACGCATCAGGCTACTTGCCTTAGCCGAACTACTCGACCAAGCTAAAGAAGATGCGACAGGCAGTAGATTACAGCTGGCCCGTTTTCAGAGGCAACACCAGGATCAAGTTGAGAGGCATGATTTGCAGCTGCAAGCATTGCACAG AGAAAATCAATTGCTCAGGCAACAACTGAGAAAGTATGTCACCGCAGTTCAAATGCTTCGAAGAGATTCCGACTCTACTACCGTGTCAGAAGAAGATCATTCATTAGATTATCATAACGAGGCACAACAATATCAAGATAAACTGGTGCAAGTAGCCGAAATGCATGCAGAACTAATGGAATTCAATGCCAGACTGACTATGCAATTAACTAACAG GGATAGGCTGGTCAAATTACTGCAAGCCGAATTGGAATGCCTTCGAGGACCATTGAGTGAAGATGGACTGCCAATGGAACCACCCTGTCTCATACATATATGGGTGCCATCTGCTTTTTTGACTGGGCAATCATCGGATATTCATCATGTTTACCAG atatacgtacgtattaGGGACACGGAATGGAATATCTACAGACGGTATGCGCAATTCTACTCACTTCACAAAGAACTCAAAAAACACGATGCTATCGTGACAACGTTTGAATTCCCTCCCAAAAAGACAATAGGAAAcaaa GACGCTAAATTCGTAGAGGAGCGACGTCTAAGGCTACAGCAATGGTTAAGAAGAGTTGTTGGCCGGTTAGCTCATTGTTCTCCAGCATTTGCGGCTAGACCAAGCAGACAAACTCTTGTATCGTTGATGCCTTTTTTTGG TGATCTTCCAAACAACGACGattcaagaaaaaaaggaaattcgACGAGAAACACGTTCTCAACGTCACCTCAGTATACAGGACTATAA
- the LOC124218862 gene encoding sorting nexin-29 isoform X4 — protein sequence MMSAIVPGANNLSETTPECDHVTDRQKLQEDLLAAAKKCHLRFGGRAELATDSDACVNLLCYMFESIFNHGLRANRTDKLNSALRHVSDLVSGGLYKTSIAQEATFWPCIREQLTWHEQERFSVLRKVCTDLGRGRAWLRAALNEKSLERHLHSIISPENLSPFYEDWAFLLDQERSSVLPNVAAGLGTILFAIRIDNENLDDYSKEGQIAGCSISQSEPIIPTILPDSSKIDHEKRKKKVRTHIISFDDDDNGQESEIINVDVSVSAPPTCLSSPTMMSVKDYLLEGQPDSDGSTVEQNNTTVEWQNESVEEERVLTPLTDVGSMRGLVPVSPTEEPNLEDLLVTPPSYSDDLQEVTEAAVEAIEPPTGLEIQKDMENLDIETLRIRLLALAELLDQAKEDATGSRLQLARFQRQHQDQVERHDLQLQALHRENQLLRQQLRKYVTAVQMLRRDSDSTTVSEEDHSLDYHNEAQQYQDKLVQVAEMHAELMEFNARLTMQLTNRDRLVKLLQAELECLRGPLSEDGLPMEPPCLIHIWVPSAFLTGQSSDIHHVYQIYVRIRDTEWNIYRRYAQFYSLHKELKKHDAIVTTFEFPPKKTIGNKDAKFVEERRLRLQQWLRRVVGRLAHCSPAFAARPSRQTLVSLMPFFGDLPNNDDSRKKGNSTRNTFSTSPQYTGL from the exons ATGATGTCAGCTATAGTCCCCGGGGCGAATAATTTGTCAGAAACCACTCCAGAATGCGATCATGTAACCGACAGACAAAAACTACAAGAGGACTTGTTGGCTGCTGCTAAAAAATGCCATCTCAGATTCGGCGGACGAGCAGAATTGGCCACTGATTCTGATGCTTGTGTTAATCTCTTATGTTACATGTTTGAGTCGATTTTTAATCATGGATTACGTGCTAATCGTAcagataaattaaattcaGCACTTAG GCACGTTTCAGACTTAGTGTCAGGTGGCTTATACAAAACTAGTATAGCCCAAGAGGCAACATTCTGGCCTTGCATTAGAGAACAGCTTACTTGGCACGAACAAGAGCGCTTCAGTGTGCTCAGAAAAGTTTGCACAGATTTGGGACGAGGTAGAGCATGGCTCAGAGCTGCTCTGAATGAGAAATCCCTTGAGAGACATTTGCACTCTATAATCAGTCCCGAAAATTTATCCCCCTTTTACGAAGATTGGGCATTTTTATTAGACCAAGAAAGATCCTCAGTCCTACCTAATGTAGCTGCAG GTCTGGGGACAATATTATTTGCTATACGGATAGATAATGAGAACCTTGATGACTACAGTAAGGAAGGACAAATTGCAGGTTGCAGTATATCACAGTCTGAACcaattattccaacaatacTTCCAG ATTCTTCCAAAATTGATCACGAAAAACGCAAGAAAAAGGTACGCACTCATATAATCTCATTTGATGATGACGACAACGGTCAGGAAAGCGAAATTATAAACGTGGACGTGTCTGTCAGTGCACCTCCGACTTGTTTAAGTTCACCAACTATGATGTCGGTTAAAGACTATTTGCTCGAAGGTCAGCCTGATTCCGATGGTTCAACTGTTGAGCAAAATAACACAACGGTTGAATGGCAAAA TGAGTCCGTAGAAGAGGAAAGAGTTCTGACTCCCTTAACTGACGTTGGAAGTATGCGGGGACTAGTGCCAGTATCACCTACCGAGGAGCCAAATCTCGAGGACTTACTCGTCACCCCTCCAAGTTACTCCGAT GATTTACAGGAGGTGACAGAGGCTGCGGTAGAAGCTATTGAACCACCAACTGGTTTAGAAATACAGAAAGATATGGAGAATCTTGATATTGAGACTCTACGCATCAGGCTACTTGCCTTAGCCGAACTACTCGACCAAGCTAAAGAAGATGCGACAGGCAGTAGATTACAGCTGGCCCGTTTTCAGAGGCAACACCAGGATCAAGTTGAGAGGCATGATTTGCAGCTGCAAGCATTGCACAG AGAAAATCAATTGCTCAGGCAACAACTGAGAAAGTATGTCACCGCAGTTCAAATGCTTCGAAGAGATTCCGACTCTACTACCGTGTCAGAAGAAGATCATTCATTAGATTATCATAACGAGGCACAACAATATCAAGATAAACTGGTGCAAGTAGCCGAAATGCATGCAGAACTAATGGAATTCAATGCCAGACTGACTATGCAATTAACTAACAG GGATAGGCTGGTCAAATTACTGCAAGCCGAATTGGAATGCCTTCGAGGACCATTGAGTGAAGATGGACTGCCAATGGAACCACCCTGTCTCATACATATATGGGTGCCATCTGCTTTTTTGACTGGGCAATCATCGGATATTCATCATGTTTACCAG atatacgtacgtattaGGGACACGGAATGGAATATCTACAGACGGTATGCGCAATTCTACTCACTTCACAAAGAACTCAAAAAACACGATGCTATCGTGACAACGTTTGAATTCCCTCCCAAAAAGACAATAGGAAAcaaa GACGCTAAATTCGTAGAGGAGCGACGTCTAAGGCTACAGCAATGGTTAAGAAGAGTTGTTGGCCGGTTAGCTCATTGTTCTCCAGCATTTGCGGCTAGACCAAGCAGACAAACTCTTGTATCGTTGATGCCTTTTTTTGG TGATCTTCCAAACAACGACGattcaagaaaaaaaggaaattcgACGAGAAACACGTTCTCAACGTCACCTCAGTATACAGGACTATAA